Proteins encoded by one window of Salicibibacter halophilus:
- a CDS encoding ring-cleaving dioxygenase — protein sequence MEHLKGIHHVTAITSSAEKIYEFFTYVLGVRLVKKTVNQDDIQTYHLFFADDEGSPGTDMTFFDFPGIPKGAHGTNEIFKTSFRVPNDKALDYWAKRFERLEVKHKGIKEQFGKKTLSFVDFDDQQYQLISDENNQGVAPGTPWQKGPIPLEYAITGLGPLFVRVDNINYFKEMMEKILLFNEIDKEGSYRLFEVGEGGNGAQVIVEYNTVLPQARQGYGTVHHSAFRVNDREHLDEWIKQLQKFNLPNSGYVERYYFGSLYSNVAPRILFEFATDGPGFMGDEAYETLGETLSLPPFFESERAEIERQVRAIDTVRSTKEFEKEYE from the coding sequence ATGGAACATTTAAAAGGAATACATCACGTTACTGCCATTACGAGCAGTGCCGAGAAAATTTATGAATTTTTCACGTACGTCTTAGGCGTGCGCTTAGTCAAAAAAACCGTGAATCAGGATGACATTCAAACCTATCACCTATTTTTCGCCGATGACGAAGGAAGCCCGGGAACAGACATGACATTCTTTGATTTCCCGGGCATTCCAAAGGGTGCTCATGGCACAAATGAGATTTTCAAAACATCCTTCCGTGTCCCGAATGACAAGGCTTTGGACTATTGGGCGAAACGTTTTGAGCGCTTGGAAGTCAAACACAAAGGCATCAAAGAGCAATTCGGCAAAAAGACACTTTCGTTTGTCGACTTTGATGACCAACAATATCAATTGATTTCCGATGAAAACAATCAAGGGGTTGCACCCGGCACACCATGGCAAAAAGGGCCGATTCCATTGGAATATGCGATCACTGGACTAGGACCACTCTTTGTACGCGTGGATAACATTAATTACTTCAAGGAAATGATGGAGAAGATCTTGTTATTTAACGAAATCGATAAAGAAGGTTCTTATCGCCTATTTGAAGTAGGCGAAGGGGGCAATGGCGCCCAAGTCATTGTGGAGTACAATACCGTTCTCCCGCAAGCACGCCAAGGATATGGAACAGTTCATCACTCCGCGTTCCGCGTCAATGACCGCGAGCATTTGGATGAATGGATCAAGCAACTGCAGAAGTTCAATTTGCCGAATTCCGGATATGTGGAGCGTTATTATTTTGGCTCATTATATTCGAATGTTGCTCCGCGCATATTGTTTGAATTTGCGACGGATGGTCCCGGATTCATGGGGGATGAAGCCTATGAAACACTTGGAGAAACGTTATCGTTACCCCCGTTCTTTGAATCCGAACGCGCAGAGATTGAAAGGCAAGTTCGCGCCATTGACACAGTAAGAAGTACAAAGGAATTTGAAAAGGAATACGAGTAA
- a CDS encoding serine hydrolase domain-containing protein, which translates to MDKEKYEAFAESLIISHQTPGTIIALNHQRYEKGFGYRDLENQWPVTADTVFGIGSITKSMTCIAILQLQENGELSVHDSIKTYIPEITFKGSDEITLHHLMTHTSGLPPLNTLFYANKQSMERDGSFDLQIQLGAPLDRKQDSIDTYEALINYLTPFRKKSPSSSVS; encoded by the coding sequence ATGGATAAAGAAAAGTACGAAGCGTTTGCTGAATCGCTCATCATTAGCCATCAAACCCCAGGCACCATAATCGCATTGAATCATCAACGCTATGAAAAGGGCTTCGGCTATCGAGATCTGGAAAATCAATGGCCTGTTACAGCAGACACCGTCTTTGGCATTGGCAGTATAACAAAGTCGATGACCTGTATAGCGATTCTACAGCTACAAGAAAACGGCGAACTATCCGTCCATGACTCCATTAAAACATATATCCCAGAGATTACGTTCAAAGGGAGTGATGAGATAACCCTTCATCACTTGATGACCCATACGTCCGGGCTGCCCCCACTGAATACGCTTTTTTACGCGAATAAGCAATCCATGGAGAGGGATGGGTCATTCGATCTGCAAATTCAGCTAGGTGCTCCTCTCGACCGAAAACAAGATAGCATTGATACGTACGAAGCTCTTATAAATTATTTAACGCCTTTCCGAAAGAAATCTCCCTCTTCAAGCGTTAGTTAA
- a CDS encoding RNA-guided endonuclease TnpB family protein translates to MAKLNKAYKFRLYPTDEQAFFIRQTFGCVRFVYNKMLAERKETYENLKDDKEALKKTKHPTPAKYKKEFIWLKEVDSLSLANAQLHLDNAYKAFFENNAKFPKFKSKRHRQSYTTNVVNGNIQLLDGHIKLPKLKTVKMKQHREIPFDHTIKSCTISMTSSGKYYVSILTEYEKEIRNKEIEHVVGLDFAMNGLFVDSETGKKANYPRFYRQMLEKLASEQRKLSRKKKGSSNWNKQRVKVAKLQEKVANQRKNFLHHQSKALAVSFDAVIIEDLDMKGMSQALNFGKSVSDNGWGMFTSFLRYKLKEQGKQLVKLNKWFPSTKTCSSCGSMREMSLSERTYQCDCGLNLDRDYNAALNIKKEGLRLLATT, encoded by the coding sequence ATGGCTAAATTAAACAAAGCATATAAGTTTCGCTTGTACCCGACAGATGAACAAGCTTTCTTCATACGTCAAACGTTTGGTTGTGTTCGGTTTGTCTACAATAAAATGTTAGCAGAACGAAAAGAGACTTATGAAAATCTGAAAGATGATAAAGAGGCATTGAAAAAGACAAAACATCCGACTCCTGCGAAATACAAAAAAGAATTTATATGGCTGAAAGAAGTAGATTCTTTATCCTTGGCGAATGCACAGCTACACTTAGATAACGCATACAAAGCATTTTTCGAAAACAATGCTAAATTTCCGAAATTCAAAAGCAAACGGCATAGACAAAGCTACACAACAAACGTCGTAAATGGGAATATTCAGTTGTTGGATGGTCATATCAAATTACCTAAACTAAAAACGGTAAAAATGAAGCAACACAGGGAGATCCCTTTTGATCATACAATCAAATCTTGCACCATTTCGATGACTTCATCAGGAAAATACTATGTTTCTATTCTCACAGAGTATGAAAAAGAGATTAGAAATAAAGAAATTGAACATGTTGTAGGTTTAGATTTTGCGATGAATGGGCTATTCGTCGATAGTGAAACAGGTAAGAAAGCCAATTACCCTCGTTTCTATCGGCAAATGCTTGAGAAATTAGCGTCTGAACAGCGTAAACTCTCACGAAAAAAGAAAGGTTCTTCAAATTGGAACAAACAACGTGTGAAAGTCGCGAAGCTACAAGAAAAAGTCGCTAATCAACGCAAAAATTTTCTCCATCATCAGTCCAAGGCATTGGCCGTATCGTTTGATGCGGTGATTATTGAGGACTTGGATATGAAAGGGATGTCACAAGCCCTAAATTTCGGCAAAAGCGTGTCTGACAACGGATGGGGGATGTTCACTTCTTTTTTGCGTTACAAACTAAAAGAGCAAGGGAAACAACTTGTCAAACTAAATAAATGGTTTCCGTCTACGAAGACTTGCTCAAGTTGTGGTTCGATGAGAGAAATGTCGTTATCAGAACGCACGTACCAATGTGATTGCGGACTAAATCTCGACAGAGACTATAATGCCGCACTGAATATCAAAAAAGAAGGGTTGCGCTTATTAGCAACTACCTAA
- a CDS encoding VOC family protein, with amino-acid sequence MQKVTPFLMFQDGKAEEAMNYYTSLIEDSGIISINRYEANEVGDEGTVMHATFSLKEQEFMCIDSNIKHEFTFTPSFSFYITCDSDEEINNLYEKLMMGGQALMPLGDYGFSQKFGWLNDRFGVSWQLNLPID; translated from the coding sequence GTGCAAAAGGTTACACCATTCTTAATGTTTCAGGATGGAAAGGCAGAAGAGGCGATGAATTATTACACATCACTCATTGAGGATTCAGGTATTATAAGCATAAATCGATACGAAGCAAATGAAGTTGGGGATGAAGGTACAGTAATGCACGCGACATTTTCTTTAAAGGAACAAGAATTCATGTGTATTGATAGTAATATTAAACATGAGTTTACCTTCACACCTTCATTTTCCTTTTATATCACTTGTGATTCTGATGAAGAGATTAACAACCTTTATGAAAAGCTGATGATGGGTGGGCAAGCACTCATGCCGTTAGGTGACTATGGGTTCAGCCAGAAGTTTGGGTGGTTAAATGATCGGTTTGGTGTTTCATGGCAACTTAACCTTCCCATTGATTGA
- the tnpA gene encoding IS200/IS605 family transposase, producing MKFDSNNHSVFLMYDHLVLVVKYRRKVIDDAISDYARNKFVSLGERYNIALVEWNHDIDHIHILFKAQPNSEWSKFINVYKSSSSRVIKKDFSYVRKKLWKEMFWSRSFCLLTTGGSPIEMVKAYIENQGTKGGDLLWLN from the coding sequence ATGAAATTTGACAGTAACAATCATTCAGTGTTCTTGATGTATGATCACCTTGTACTCGTCGTGAAATATCGAAGAAAGGTTATCGATGATGCTATTTCAGACTATGCGAGAAATAAATTCGTGTCGCTGGGTGAGCGTTATAATATTGCATTGGTTGAGTGGAATCATGATATTGACCATATACACATTCTTTTCAAAGCACAACCTAATAGCGAATGGTCCAAGTTTATCAATGTATACAAAAGTTCAAGTTCAAGAGTCATCAAAAAGGATTTTTCTTATGTTCGGAAGAAGTTATGGAAAGAAATGTTTTGGTCAAGAAGTTTTTGTTTGCTAACCACTGGTGGTTCCCCTATCGAAATGGTAAAAGCGTATATTGAAAACCAAGGAACGAAGGGAGGGGATTTGCTATGGCTAAATTAA